The following are encoded together in the Methylorubrum sp. B1-46 genome:
- a CDS encoding IS1182 family transposase, with the protein MSLQPTLDTEVPSQTAAVAHAAFPRGHAYLSLRDALGPIYADAQFVELFAHDGQPAACPWRLALVTLLQFAENLSDRRAADAVRARIDWKYLLGLALTDPGFDASVLSEFRSRLVAGAAEGLLFDTLLNLCRERGLLAKRGRQRTDATHVLGAVRSLNRLGCAIETLRTALNVLAIAAPDWLRAHADPAWVERYGRSIDDFHIPQGEADRRACAEEVGSDGHRLLVVIDARTAPGWLRDVPAVTILRRVWLQNFRLAERDASGPHGSDRVRWRTEADGIPPALTMVASPYDPDVHYAKKRATTWIGYKVHVTETCDNARPPLIIHVATTPAPVVDRAVLDPLHAALAAKDLLPARHLVDAAYIDADGLVSATRDYGVDLIGPVPKDNQWQARTEGAFTIEAFRLDWDRQIAVCPAGHSSRSWCPDHNLGRTVMRIRFATRDCKACTLKPRCTRSERRLLTPRSRREHETLVAARVRESQPAFAADRRRRAGVEGTLSRGVRAMGLRRSRYLGLAKTHLQHLLTAAAINLGRLAAWIDDAPTARTRRSAFTRIMAQATCA; encoded by the coding sequence ATGTCCCTCCAGCCTACACTCGACACCGAAGTTCCGAGCCAGACCGCCGCCGTCGCCCACGCTGCGTTCCCGCGCGGTCACGCCTATCTCAGCCTGCGCGATGCCCTCGGCCCGATCTATGCCGATGCCCAATTCGTCGAACTGTTCGCGCACGACGGCCAGCCCGCGGCCTGCCCCTGGCGACTGGCGCTCGTCACACTGCTTCAGTTTGCCGAGAACCTGTCAGATCGCCGAGCCGCCGATGCTGTGCGTGCCCGCATCGACTGGAAGTACCTGCTCGGGCTCGCCCTGACCGATCCCGGCTTCGACGCCTCGGTCCTAAGCGAGTTCCGGTCCCGCCTTGTCGCCGGCGCCGCCGAGGGGCTGCTGTTCGACACCCTACTGAACCTCTGCCGCGAGCGCGGCCTTCTGGCCAAACGCGGCCGCCAGCGCACCGATGCGACCCACGTTCTCGGAGCGGTCCGCAGCCTCAATCGCCTCGGCTGCGCCATCGAGACCCTGCGTACCGCACTGAACGTCTTGGCGATCGCCGCACCGGACTGGCTGCGCGCCCACGCCGATCCGGCCTGGGTCGAGCGCTACGGCCGCTCCATCGACGACTTCCACATCCCGCAGGGCGAGGCGGACCGGCGCGCCTGCGCCGAGGAGGTCGGGTCTGACGGGCATCGTTTGCTCGTCGTCATCGACGCCAGGACAGCGCCGGGGTGGCTGCGCGACGTACCGGCCGTCACGATCCTGCGCCGGGTCTGGCTGCAGAACTTCCGCCTCGCCGAGCGTGACGCCAGCGGGCCGCACGGAAGCGATCGGGTCCGGTGGCGGACCGAGGCCGACGGCATCCCGCCCGCCCTGACGATGGTCGCCTCGCCCTACGATCCGGACGTCCATTACGCCAAGAAGCGCGCCACCACCTGGATCGGCTACAAGGTCCACGTGACCGAGACCTGCGATAACGCCCGGCCGCCGCTGATCATCCACGTGGCGACGACCCCGGCCCCGGTCGTGGACCGCGCTGTGCTCGATCCGCTGCACGCGGCGCTCGCGGCGAAGGACCTGCTGCCAGCGCGCCATCTCGTCGACGCCGCCTACATCGATGCCGACGGCCTCGTGTCGGCGACGCGCGATTACGGTGTCGACCTCATCGGACCAGTGCCCAAGGACAACCAATGGCAAGCGCGCACCGAGGGGGCGTTCACCATCGAGGCCTTCCGCCTCGACTGGGATCGGCAGATCGCGGTCTGCCCGGCCGGGCACAGCAGCCGGAGTTGGTGTCCGGACCATAACCTCGGGCGCACGGTCATGCGCATCCGCTTCGCGACGCGGGATTGCAAGGCCTGCACCCTGAAGCCGCGCTGCACCCGCTCGGAACGCCGTCTGCTGACGCCGCGCTCGCGCCGGGAGCACGAGACGCTCGTCGCGGCACGGGTACGCGAGAGCCAGCCAGCGTTCGCGGCAGACCGGCGGCGGCGAGCCGGTGTCGAGGGGACGCTCTCGCGCGGAGTGCGGGCGATGGGCCTGCGCCGCAGTCGCTATCTCGGCTTGGCCAAGACGCACTTGCAGCACCTGCTGACGGCCGCCGCGATCAACCTCGGTCGGCTCGCCGCCTGGATCGACGACGCGCCCACAGCTCGAACACGACGCTCAGCCTTCACCCGCATCATGGCTCAGGCAACCTGCGCGTAG